One genomic window of Acidimicrobiales bacterium includes the following:
- a CDS encoding arsenate reductase ArsC — translation MTAERPEVLFLCVHNAGRSQMAAALMERYGAGRVVVSSAGSEPADSLNPAVVEALAEVGLDITGRQPRRLTDEAARRADVVVTMGCGDACPVFPGKRYLDWTLPDPAGAGIDEVRPIRDEIDRLVRELVDELVS, via the coding sequence GTGACCGCCGAGCGTCCCGAGGTCCTGTTCCTGTGCGTCCACAACGCCGGACGCTCGCAGATGGCCGCCGCCCTGATGGAGCGCTACGGGGCGGGGCGTGTCGTGGTCAGCTCGGCGGGCTCGGAGCCGGCCGACAGCCTCAACCCGGCGGTGGTCGAGGCCCTCGCCGAGGTGGGCCTCGACATCACGGGGCGCCAGCCCCGGCGGCTCACCGACGAGGCGGCCCGGCGTGCCGACGTCGTCGTCACCATGGGGTGCGGCGACGCCTGCCCCGTCTTCCCGGGCAAGCGGTACCTGGACTGGACGCTCCCGGACCCTGCGGGCGCGGGCATCGACGAGGTCCGCCCCATCCGCGACGAGATCGACCGACTGGTG